From Solea senegalensis isolate Sse05_10M linkage group LG7, IFAPA_SoseM_1, whole genome shotgun sequence, a single genomic window includes:
- the LOC122772415 gene encoding protein MTSS 2-like isoform X2, which translates to MCMRHRSIEAKLRQFTNALMESLITPLQDKIEDWKKTANQLDKDHAKEYKRSRHEIKKKSSDTVKLQKKARKEMQGRADLQPQLNSAMQDVTDLCLLMEEMEKQAVRRALVEERGRFCTFINFLQPVVNGEIAMLGEITHLQAIIDDLTVLTTDPHKLPPAGEQVIKDLKGSDYSWSYQTPPSSPSSSGSRKSSMCSSVNSAHSSASRSSGGGGSAGVGGGGSQPHSPTSSSSYRYRSSLPHQPLPPGGIAAHRLSSVSSHDSGFVSQDANIYSKPPSPMPSDITSQKSSSSASSEASETCQSVSECSSPTTDWSKAGQYEPPPAAAAAAAAAGGGGVQRRKEPLDRLRENEASPGSQAYAGPSHCDDGQRARMTPATIAAKHGEDVSPAASDLAMVLTRGLSMEQQKSSRDSLQYSSGYSTETTTPSCSEDTIPSQGSDYDCHSVNGDAEGPDGQTDFDKSSTIPRHSNIAQNYRRMIQTKRPASTAGLPSGVLGPGAHGIPGQPGGAVGGGTPGTATIRRTPSTKPGVRRALSSVGPIPIRPPIVPVKTPTVPGDSHSPGAGGAGRVGGAPVRVGSEECVFFAGVEDAQGALDYVKASPKRLSLPNTAWGSGAALEVYAQQHAGLAMGMGAGSEEEQMIAANRHSLVEKIGELVASAHALGEGQFPFPALPDDPTPTTGSADAQAGTDEVEGSGDMLTTIRRGVRLRKTVSNDRSAPRIL; encoded by the exons ATGTGCATGAGACATCGTAGCATCGAGGCCAAACTTCGCCAGTTCACCAA tgCTCTGATGGAGAGTCTGATCACTCCTCTCCAGGATAAGATAGAAGACTGGAAGAAGACGGCCAACCAGCTGGACAAGGACCATGccaaag AGTACAAGAGGTCACGACACGAGATCAAGAAGAAGTCATCCGACACGGTGAAGCTGCAGAAAAAGGCTCGCAAAG AGATGCAGG ggCGTGCAGACCTGCAGCCTCAGTTGAACAGTGCGATGCAGGACGTCACAGACTTGTGTCTCCtgatggaggagatggagaagcaGGCGGTGAGAAGAGCtctggtggaggagagaggacgCTTCTGCACCTTCATCAACTTCCTGCAGCCTGtggtg aacGGAGAGATCGCTATGTTAGGAGAGATCACTCACCTGCAGGCCATCATCGATGACCTCACTGTGTTAACCACTGACCCTCACaaactgccccctgctggtgaacag gTCATTAAGGATCTTAAAGGCTCAGATTACAGTTGGTCGTATCAGACTCCGCCTTCATCTCCAAGCAGCTCCGGCTCACGCAAGAGCAGCATgtgcag CAGCGTGAACAGCGCCCACAGTAGTGCCTCCCGTTCATCAGGAGGAGGTGGCAGTGCGGGTGTTGGCGGCGGCGGCTCCCAACCACACtcacccacctcctcctcctcctatcgGTACCGCAGCAGCCTGCCACACCAGCCTCTGCCACCGGGGGGCATCGCCGCACACCGGCTAAGCAGCGTCTCCTCCCACGACTCGGGCTTCGTGTCCCAGGACGCAAATATCTACTCCAAGCCACCTTCACCCATGCCCTCTGACATCACGAGCCAG aaatCATCGAGCTCAGCGTCGTCAGAGGCTTCAGAAACCTGTCAGTCAGTGAGCGAGTGCAGCTCCCCGACCACA GATTGGTCCAAAGCAGGTCAGTACGAGCCACcgccggcagcagcagcagcagcagcagcagctggcgGCGGCGGCGTTCAGAGGAGGAAGGAACCTCTGGACCGGCTGAGGGAGAACGAGGCATCGCCGGGTTCTCAGGCTTACGCCGGACCTTCACACTGCGATGACGGACAGAGGGCCAGGATGACCCCGGCTACGATCGCAGCCAAG CATGGAGAGGACGTCTCTCCAGCTGCCAGTGACCTGGCCATGGTGTTGACGCGAGGACTGAGCATGGAgcagcagaagagcagcagagacTCGCTGCAGTACTCCAGTGGATACAGCACAGAGACCACCACCCCGTCCTGCTCTGAAGACACCATCCCTTCACAAg GTTCAGATTACGACTGTCACTCAGTGAACGGCGACGCTGAAGGTCCGGACGGACAGACCGACTTCGACAAGTCCTCCACCATTCCTCGCCACTCTAACATCGCTCAGAACTACCGGCGCATGATCCAGACCAAGCGTCCGGCCAGTACAGCCGGACTTCCCAGTGGTGTTCTTGGTCCCGGTGCTCATGGAATACCAGGACAACCGGGTGGAGCTGTTGGAGGCGGGACTCCAGGCACCGCCACCATCCGCCGAACCCCATCCACCAAACCCGGCGTGAGGCGCGCACTGTCGAGCGTGGGTCCCATCCCCATCCGACCGCCCATCGTGCCCGTGAAGACGCCCACCGTCCCCGGAGACTCACACTCTCCCGGTGCTGGCGGTGCAGGACGTGTGGGCGGGGCTCCTGTGCGCGTGGGCAGTGAGGAATGCGTGTTCTTTGCCGGGGTCGAGGACGCACAAGGCGCGCTCGATTATGTGAAAGCATCCCCCAAACGCCTCAGCCTCCCTAACACCGCCTGGGGATCAGGGGCGGCGCTGGAGGTCTACGCCCAGCAGCACGCAGGCCTAGCAATGGGAATGGGGGCGGGGTCAGAGGAGGAACAGATGATCGCAGCCAATCGGCACAGCCTAGTTGAGAAGATCGGTGAGTTAGTAGCAAGTGCACACGCCCTCGGCGAGGGGCAGTTCCCTTTTCCCGCCCTCCCCGACGATCCGACCCCGACGACCGGCTCTGCCGACGCTCAGGCGGGGACTGACGAGGTGGAAGGTTCTGGTGATATGTTGACCACGATCAGGCGAGGAGTCCGCCTCCGCAAGACCGTGTCCAATGACCGCTCGGCACCGCGCATCTTGTGA
- the LOC122772415 gene encoding protein MTSS 2-like isoform X3: MCMRHRSIEAKLRQFTNALMESLITPLQDKIEDWKKTANQLDKDHAKEYKRSRHEIKKKSSDTVKLQKKARKGRADLQPQLNSAMQDVTDLCLLMEEMEKQAVRRALVEERGRFCTFINFLQPVVNGEIAMLGEITHLQAIIDDLTVLTTDPHKLPPAGEQVIKDLKGSDYSWSYQTPPSSPSSSGSRKSSMCSSVNSAHSSASRSSGGGGSAGVGGGGSQPHSPTSSSSYRYRSSLPHQPLPPGGIAAHRLSSVSSHDSGFVSQDANIYSKPPSPMPSDITSQKSSSSASSEASETCQSVSECSSPTTDWSKAGQYEPPPAAAAAAAAAGGGGVQRRKEPLDRLRENEASPGSQAYAGPSHCDDGQRARMTPATIAAKHGEDVSPAASDLAMVLTRGLSMEQQKSSRDSLQYSSGYSTETTTPSCSEDTIPSQGSDYDCHSVNGDAEGPDGQTDFDKSSTIPRHSNIAQNYRRMIQTKRPASTAGLPSGVLGPGAHGIPGQPGGAVGGGTPGTATIRRTPSTKPGVRRALSSVGPIPIRPPIVPVKTPTVPGDSHSPGAGGAGRVGGAPVRVGSEECVFFAGVEDAQGALDYVKASPKRLSLPNTAWGSGAALEVYAQQHAGLAMGMGAGSEEEQMIAANRHSLVEKIGELVASAHALGEGQFPFPALPDDPTPTTGSADAQAGTDEVEGSGDMLTTIRRGVRLRKTVSNDRSAPRIL, from the exons ATGTGCATGAGACATCGTAGCATCGAGGCCAAACTTCGCCAGTTCACCAA tgCTCTGATGGAGAGTCTGATCACTCCTCTCCAGGATAAGATAGAAGACTGGAAGAAGACGGCCAACCAGCTGGACAAGGACCATGccaaag AGTACAAGAGGTCACGACACGAGATCAAGAAGAAGTCATCCGACACGGTGAAGCTGCAGAAAAAGGCTCGCAAAG ggCGTGCAGACCTGCAGCCTCAGTTGAACAGTGCGATGCAGGACGTCACAGACTTGTGTCTCCtgatggaggagatggagaagcaGGCGGTGAGAAGAGCtctggtggaggagagaggacgCTTCTGCACCTTCATCAACTTCCTGCAGCCTGtggtg aacGGAGAGATCGCTATGTTAGGAGAGATCACTCACCTGCAGGCCATCATCGATGACCTCACTGTGTTAACCACTGACCCTCACaaactgccccctgctggtgaacag gTCATTAAGGATCTTAAAGGCTCAGATTACAGTTGGTCGTATCAGACTCCGCCTTCATCTCCAAGCAGCTCCGGCTCACGCAAGAGCAGCATgtgcag CAGCGTGAACAGCGCCCACAGTAGTGCCTCCCGTTCATCAGGAGGAGGTGGCAGTGCGGGTGTTGGCGGCGGCGGCTCCCAACCACACtcacccacctcctcctcctcctatcgGTACCGCAGCAGCCTGCCACACCAGCCTCTGCCACCGGGGGGCATCGCCGCACACCGGCTAAGCAGCGTCTCCTCCCACGACTCGGGCTTCGTGTCCCAGGACGCAAATATCTACTCCAAGCCACCTTCACCCATGCCCTCTGACATCACGAGCCAG aaatCATCGAGCTCAGCGTCGTCAGAGGCTTCAGAAACCTGTCAGTCAGTGAGCGAGTGCAGCTCCCCGACCACA GATTGGTCCAAAGCAGGTCAGTACGAGCCACcgccggcagcagcagcagcagcagcagcagctggcgGCGGCGGCGTTCAGAGGAGGAAGGAACCTCTGGACCGGCTGAGGGAGAACGAGGCATCGCCGGGTTCTCAGGCTTACGCCGGACCTTCACACTGCGATGACGGACAGAGGGCCAGGATGACCCCGGCTACGATCGCAGCCAAG CATGGAGAGGACGTCTCTCCAGCTGCCAGTGACCTGGCCATGGTGTTGACGCGAGGACTGAGCATGGAgcagcagaagagcagcagagacTCGCTGCAGTACTCCAGTGGATACAGCACAGAGACCACCACCCCGTCCTGCTCTGAAGACACCATCCCTTCACAAg GTTCAGATTACGACTGTCACTCAGTGAACGGCGACGCTGAAGGTCCGGACGGACAGACCGACTTCGACAAGTCCTCCACCATTCCTCGCCACTCTAACATCGCTCAGAACTACCGGCGCATGATCCAGACCAAGCGTCCGGCCAGTACAGCCGGACTTCCCAGTGGTGTTCTTGGTCCCGGTGCTCATGGAATACCAGGACAACCGGGTGGAGCTGTTGGAGGCGGGACTCCAGGCACCGCCACCATCCGCCGAACCCCATCCACCAAACCCGGCGTGAGGCGCGCACTGTCGAGCGTGGGTCCCATCCCCATCCGACCGCCCATCGTGCCCGTGAAGACGCCCACCGTCCCCGGAGACTCACACTCTCCCGGTGCTGGCGGTGCAGGACGTGTGGGCGGGGCTCCTGTGCGCGTGGGCAGTGAGGAATGCGTGTTCTTTGCCGGGGTCGAGGACGCACAAGGCGCGCTCGATTATGTGAAAGCATCCCCCAAACGCCTCAGCCTCCCTAACACCGCCTGGGGATCAGGGGCGGCGCTGGAGGTCTACGCCCAGCAGCACGCAGGCCTAGCAATGGGAATGGGGGCGGGGTCAGAGGAGGAACAGATGATCGCAGCCAATCGGCACAGCCTAGTTGAGAAGATCGGTGAGTTAGTAGCAAGTGCACACGCCCTCGGCGAGGGGCAGTTCCCTTTTCCCGCCCTCCCCGACGATCCGACCCCGACGACCGGCTCTGCCGACGCTCAGGCGGGGACTGACGAGGTGGAAGGTTCTGGTGATATGTTGACCACGATCAGGCGAGGAGTCCGCCTCCGCAAGACCGTGTCCAATGACCGCTCGGCACCGCGCATCTTGTGA
- the LOC122772415 gene encoding protein MTSS 2-like isoform X4 gives MCMRHRSIEAKLRQFTNALMESLITPLQDKIEDWKKTANQLDKDHAKEYKRSRHEIKKKSSDTVKLQKKARKGTEMQGRADLQPQLNSAMQDVTDLCLLMEEMEKQAVRRALVEERGRFCTFINFLQPVVNGEIAMLGEITHLQAIIDDLTVLTTDPHKLPPAGEQVIKDLKGSDYSWSYQTPPSSPSSSGSRKSSMCSSLPHQPLPPGGIAAHRLSSVSSHDSGFVSQDANIYSKPPSPMPSDITSQKSSSSASSEASETCQSVSECSSPTTDWSKAGQYEPPPAAAAAAAAAGGGGVQRRKEPLDRLRENEASPGSQAYAGPSHCDDGQRARMTPATIAAKHGEDVSPAASDLAMVLTRGLSMEQQKSSRDSLQYSSGYSTETTTPSCSEDTIPSQGSDYDCHSVNGDAEGPDGQTDFDKSSTIPRHSNIAQNYRRMIQTKRPASTAGLPSGVLGPGAHGIPGQPGGAVGGGTPGTATIRRTPSTKPGVRRALSSVGPIPIRPPIVPVKTPTVPGDSHSPGAGGAGRVGGAPVRVGSEECVFFAGVEDAQGALDYVKASPKRLSLPNTAWGSGAALEVYAQQHAGLAMGMGAGSEEEQMIAANRHSLVEKIGELVASAHALGEGQFPFPALPDDPTPTTGSADAQAGTDEVEGSGDMLTTIRRGVRLRKTVSNDRSAPRIL, from the exons ATGTGCATGAGACATCGTAGCATCGAGGCCAAACTTCGCCAGTTCACCAA tgCTCTGATGGAGAGTCTGATCACTCCTCTCCAGGATAAGATAGAAGACTGGAAGAAGACGGCCAACCAGCTGGACAAGGACCATGccaaag AGTACAAGAGGTCACGACACGAGATCAAGAAGAAGTCATCCGACACGGTGAAGCTGCAGAAAAAGGCTCGCAAAGGTACCG AGATGCAGG ggCGTGCAGACCTGCAGCCTCAGTTGAACAGTGCGATGCAGGACGTCACAGACTTGTGTCTCCtgatggaggagatggagaagcaGGCGGTGAGAAGAGCtctggtggaggagagaggacgCTTCTGCACCTTCATCAACTTCCTGCAGCCTGtggtg aacGGAGAGATCGCTATGTTAGGAGAGATCACTCACCTGCAGGCCATCATCGATGACCTCACTGTGTTAACCACTGACCCTCACaaactgccccctgctggtgaacag gTCATTAAGGATCTTAAAGGCTCAGATTACAGTTGGTCGTATCAGACTCCGCCTTCATCTCCAAGCAGCTCCGGCTCACGCAAGAGCAGCATgtgcag CAGCCTGCCACACCAGCCTCTGCCACCGGGGGGCATCGCCGCACACCGGCTAAGCAGCGTCTCCTCCCACGACTCGGGCTTCGTGTCCCAGGACGCAAATATCTACTCCAAGCCACCTTCACCCATGCCCTCTGACATCACGAGCCAG aaatCATCGAGCTCAGCGTCGTCAGAGGCTTCAGAAACCTGTCAGTCAGTGAGCGAGTGCAGCTCCCCGACCACA GATTGGTCCAAAGCAGGTCAGTACGAGCCACcgccggcagcagcagcagcagcagcagcagctggcgGCGGCGGCGTTCAGAGGAGGAAGGAACCTCTGGACCGGCTGAGGGAGAACGAGGCATCGCCGGGTTCTCAGGCTTACGCCGGACCTTCACACTGCGATGACGGACAGAGGGCCAGGATGACCCCGGCTACGATCGCAGCCAAG CATGGAGAGGACGTCTCTCCAGCTGCCAGTGACCTGGCCATGGTGTTGACGCGAGGACTGAGCATGGAgcagcagaagagcagcagagacTCGCTGCAGTACTCCAGTGGATACAGCACAGAGACCACCACCCCGTCCTGCTCTGAAGACACCATCCCTTCACAAg GTTCAGATTACGACTGTCACTCAGTGAACGGCGACGCTGAAGGTCCGGACGGACAGACCGACTTCGACAAGTCCTCCACCATTCCTCGCCACTCTAACATCGCTCAGAACTACCGGCGCATGATCCAGACCAAGCGTCCGGCCAGTACAGCCGGACTTCCCAGTGGTGTTCTTGGTCCCGGTGCTCATGGAATACCAGGACAACCGGGTGGAGCTGTTGGAGGCGGGACTCCAGGCACCGCCACCATCCGCCGAACCCCATCCACCAAACCCGGCGTGAGGCGCGCACTGTCGAGCGTGGGTCCCATCCCCATCCGACCGCCCATCGTGCCCGTGAAGACGCCCACCGTCCCCGGAGACTCACACTCTCCCGGTGCTGGCGGTGCAGGACGTGTGGGCGGGGCTCCTGTGCGCGTGGGCAGTGAGGAATGCGTGTTCTTTGCCGGGGTCGAGGACGCACAAGGCGCGCTCGATTATGTGAAAGCATCCCCCAAACGCCTCAGCCTCCCTAACACCGCCTGGGGATCAGGGGCGGCGCTGGAGGTCTACGCCCAGCAGCACGCAGGCCTAGCAATGGGAATGGGGGCGGGGTCAGAGGAGGAACAGATGATCGCAGCCAATCGGCACAGCCTAGTTGAGAAGATCGGTGAGTTAGTAGCAAGTGCACACGCCCTCGGCGAGGGGCAGTTCCCTTTTCCCGCCCTCCCCGACGATCCGACCCCGACGACCGGCTCTGCCGACGCTCAGGCGGGGACTGACGAGGTGGAAGGTTCTGGTGATATGTTGACCACGATCAGGCGAGGAGTCCGCCTCCGCAAGACCGTGTCCAATGACCGCTCGGCACCGCGCATCTTGTGA
- the LOC122772415 gene encoding protein MTSS 2-like isoform X1: MCMRHRSIEAKLRQFTNALMESLITPLQDKIEDWKKTANQLDKDHAKEYKRSRHEIKKKSSDTVKLQKKARKGTEMQGRADLQPQLNSAMQDVTDLCLLMEEMEKQAVRRALVEERGRFCTFINFLQPVVNGEIAMLGEITHLQAIIDDLTVLTTDPHKLPPAGEQVIKDLKGSDYSWSYQTPPSSPSSSGSRKSSMCSSVNSAHSSASRSSGGGGSAGVGGGGSQPHSPTSSSSYRYRSSLPHQPLPPGGIAAHRLSSVSSHDSGFVSQDANIYSKPPSPMPSDITSQKSSSSASSEASETCQSVSECSSPTTDWSKAGQYEPPPAAAAAAAAAGGGGVQRRKEPLDRLRENEASPGSQAYAGPSHCDDGQRARMTPATIAAKHGEDVSPAASDLAMVLTRGLSMEQQKSSRDSLQYSSGYSTETTTPSCSEDTIPSQGSDYDCHSVNGDAEGPDGQTDFDKSSTIPRHSNIAQNYRRMIQTKRPASTAGLPSGVLGPGAHGIPGQPGGAVGGGTPGTATIRRTPSTKPGVRRALSSVGPIPIRPPIVPVKTPTVPGDSHSPGAGGAGRVGGAPVRVGSEECVFFAGVEDAQGALDYVKASPKRLSLPNTAWGSGAALEVYAQQHAGLAMGMGAGSEEEQMIAANRHSLVEKIGELVASAHALGEGQFPFPALPDDPTPTTGSADAQAGTDEVEGSGDMLTTIRRGVRLRKTVSNDRSAPRIL; the protein is encoded by the exons ATGTGCATGAGACATCGTAGCATCGAGGCCAAACTTCGCCAGTTCACCAA tgCTCTGATGGAGAGTCTGATCACTCCTCTCCAGGATAAGATAGAAGACTGGAAGAAGACGGCCAACCAGCTGGACAAGGACCATGccaaag AGTACAAGAGGTCACGACACGAGATCAAGAAGAAGTCATCCGACACGGTGAAGCTGCAGAAAAAGGCTCGCAAAGGTACCG AGATGCAGG ggCGTGCAGACCTGCAGCCTCAGTTGAACAGTGCGATGCAGGACGTCACAGACTTGTGTCTCCtgatggaggagatggagaagcaGGCGGTGAGAAGAGCtctggtggaggagagaggacgCTTCTGCACCTTCATCAACTTCCTGCAGCCTGtggtg aacGGAGAGATCGCTATGTTAGGAGAGATCACTCACCTGCAGGCCATCATCGATGACCTCACTGTGTTAACCACTGACCCTCACaaactgccccctgctggtgaacag gTCATTAAGGATCTTAAAGGCTCAGATTACAGTTGGTCGTATCAGACTCCGCCTTCATCTCCAAGCAGCTCCGGCTCACGCAAGAGCAGCATgtgcag CAGCGTGAACAGCGCCCACAGTAGTGCCTCCCGTTCATCAGGAGGAGGTGGCAGTGCGGGTGTTGGCGGCGGCGGCTCCCAACCACACtcacccacctcctcctcctcctatcgGTACCGCAGCAGCCTGCCACACCAGCCTCTGCCACCGGGGGGCATCGCCGCACACCGGCTAAGCAGCGTCTCCTCCCACGACTCGGGCTTCGTGTCCCAGGACGCAAATATCTACTCCAAGCCACCTTCACCCATGCCCTCTGACATCACGAGCCAG aaatCATCGAGCTCAGCGTCGTCAGAGGCTTCAGAAACCTGTCAGTCAGTGAGCGAGTGCAGCTCCCCGACCACA GATTGGTCCAAAGCAGGTCAGTACGAGCCACcgccggcagcagcagcagcagcagcagcagctggcgGCGGCGGCGTTCAGAGGAGGAAGGAACCTCTGGACCGGCTGAGGGAGAACGAGGCATCGCCGGGTTCTCAGGCTTACGCCGGACCTTCACACTGCGATGACGGACAGAGGGCCAGGATGACCCCGGCTACGATCGCAGCCAAG CATGGAGAGGACGTCTCTCCAGCTGCCAGTGACCTGGCCATGGTGTTGACGCGAGGACTGAGCATGGAgcagcagaagagcagcagagacTCGCTGCAGTACTCCAGTGGATACAGCACAGAGACCACCACCCCGTCCTGCTCTGAAGACACCATCCCTTCACAAg GTTCAGATTACGACTGTCACTCAGTGAACGGCGACGCTGAAGGTCCGGACGGACAGACCGACTTCGACAAGTCCTCCACCATTCCTCGCCACTCTAACATCGCTCAGAACTACCGGCGCATGATCCAGACCAAGCGTCCGGCCAGTACAGCCGGACTTCCCAGTGGTGTTCTTGGTCCCGGTGCTCATGGAATACCAGGACAACCGGGTGGAGCTGTTGGAGGCGGGACTCCAGGCACCGCCACCATCCGCCGAACCCCATCCACCAAACCCGGCGTGAGGCGCGCACTGTCGAGCGTGGGTCCCATCCCCATCCGACCGCCCATCGTGCCCGTGAAGACGCCCACCGTCCCCGGAGACTCACACTCTCCCGGTGCTGGCGGTGCAGGACGTGTGGGCGGGGCTCCTGTGCGCGTGGGCAGTGAGGAATGCGTGTTCTTTGCCGGGGTCGAGGACGCACAAGGCGCGCTCGATTATGTGAAAGCATCCCCCAAACGCCTCAGCCTCCCTAACACCGCCTGGGGATCAGGGGCGGCGCTGGAGGTCTACGCCCAGCAGCACGCAGGCCTAGCAATGGGAATGGGGGCGGGGTCAGAGGAGGAACAGATGATCGCAGCCAATCGGCACAGCCTAGTTGAGAAGATCGGTGAGTTAGTAGCAAGTGCACACGCCCTCGGCGAGGGGCAGTTCCCTTTTCCCGCCCTCCCCGACGATCCGACCCCGACGACCGGCTCTGCCGACGCTCAGGCGGGGACTGACGAGGTGGAAGGTTCTGGTGATATGTTGACCACGATCAGGCGAGGAGTCCGCCTCCGCAAGACCGTGTCCAATGACCGCTCGGCACCGCGCATCTTGTGA